DNA from Phocoena phocoena chromosome 1, mPhoPho1.1, whole genome shotgun sequence:
TGCTCTCAGTGAACATGGGGTGAGTGTCCTGGGCAATGGGAGGTGCCTGGCAGGTGTCGGGGCCCGTGTCGCTGCTTGAAGGTCAAGGCTCCGGCTGGGCCTGAGCCTCAGGGCTCCCATCCTCCCTGGCTTGAACTGGCTCTCCCTCCTGTCGGTTGAGCACCCCCCCTCGGCCCCACCCCCATTTAGTGCCCTGGGGTCTGCTGAGCTCTGGGTGAACAGGGAAGGGTGGGGAAGCAAGACGAGCTTCCTGCCAGGCAAGGATCCCAACAGGTAGGGGAGGCGTCCCCCGATCTGATAGGGGAGGCGGTCCTTTCCCTGGGAAGCGCTTGACCTGATGGGGaggatggacacacacacacacacacacacgcacacacgcacacgcacgcgtGCGCGTGCTTGGAGGAAATATCCGGCCCGTAAGGGGAACGGGAATGAATGTGCACTGATTCTGAGAGGGCGGGAGCCAGGAGCTGATTCTCAGCCCCTCACCTGGCCCTGCTCAGGTATCTAGACGAACCTTGGTGATTGTGGATAAAAGGTGTTACACAGAAAAGGGGCAGGGCTGCCCAGCAGCTTTGCGCCTCTCCTTCGAGCCGGAGGGCTCTGGCCCACCTTCTGGTGTTCTCCAGCCCTCAGGACAACCCCAGGGGCTCCGCCCGTGCCCCTCGCCCCCCTGCCCCCTTGCTCCCTTGCTCCCGTTTCACCCTCCACCTCTGGCCCAGGGGGGAGCAGTGCGGTGGCTGTCGGAGATCCAGCACCACGGACCGGCCCCACGCCTTCCAGGTCATCCTCGCCGACCGGCCCTGCCTGGAGCTGAGCGCCGGCAGCGAGGCTGAGATGGCTGACTGGATGCAGCACCTCTGCCAGGCCGTGTCCAAAGGGGTGAGGGCCTCCTGCCCCACCGCTCAccacctcccaaccccaccccggGTCCCCAGGGTCCCTTCCCCAAGCCCATGCGAGTCATGCAGCGGCCTCTGAGGACCAAGATGGGACTTCCAGGGGCCAGCCCAGGAGTGGACCCTGGAGGTTAGGGCCGCCTGTGGCCTGACGTTCCCACCATCACCCCTGTCGGCCCCTGTACTCCTGAGGTGGGCGGAGCCTGCCTGGCctctggagggaggggcagaggggctggcAGGCCCCTGACGCGGAGAGTCCTGGTGCAGACCAAACCTGGAGAGCTCCAGCTTGCCTCTCCCCTCCGCTCTGCCGGCACCCTTCAGGTCATCCCCCAGGGGGTAACTCCCATCCCCTGCTGCCTGGTGGTCACGGATGGCCGCCTCTTCACGTGCCACGAGGACTGCCAGACCAGCTTCTTCCGCTCCCTGGGCACCGCCCAGCTGGCCGACATCAGCACCGTCTCCACTGAACCGGGCAAGGAGTACTGTGTCTTGGTGAGCCGGGTGGGGGGCGTTGGAGGCGGGCCCTGCCGAAGGAGCGCTGTGTCTGCTCACCTGGGGCCCCCGCTCTCCCCAGGAGTTTTCCCAGGACAGccagcagcccctcccaccctggGTCATTTACCTGAGCTGTACATCTGAACTGGACCGACTCCTGTCTGCACTGAACTCCGGGTGGAAAACCATCTACCAGGTACCCAGCTGCCCAGGCCCCTGCGGAGTGGAGCCATTCCCTAGGGAAAGGAGCCCCTGCGCGGCACAGACCGAGGCAGGAGTTGGGGGCCTGGGGCAGCACCATACTAGGAGCTCTGAACGTGTAAAACCAAAGGGGCAAGACCCTGCCTCCCAGTGAGTGTGAGGCTAAAGCTAAGCACAGAGCCCAGGAAACGCCGTTCCTGCCCTTCTCAGTTCCCACGAAAAAGCCGGCATTAACTGCTTCCGGTGGGGCGAGAGCTGCGCCCGGATGATGGGGGCACGGAGCTCCGCACCATGCTGAGAGGGCCTCATCGAATGCCTGGACAGACCGCAGTCTGAGCGCGTGCTGGGCTGCCCCGCGGAAGCTCCGGACCAGCCCTGGGCGGAGTTCCACGGCCCGCCTcccggccccacccccagccccctcctccgaGAACCGGGGCCGTCCCTGGAAGGAGGCGGCTCGGGGAGCCGCACCCCGTCGGCCTGAGCCCCTCCTTGAGGAGCAGGAGATCTCAGCAGCGTGGATGTAGTTCCAGGGCAAGGTTACACCTGGTGCCAGGGAACCCCACGGCCCCTCGGCTTCCTGGGGGCTCTCGGTACAGCCCTCAGGTTCCCTGCACGCCCCACACAGGTGGACCTCCCCCGTAAGGCCATCCAGGAAGCCTCCAACAAGAAGTTCGAGGACGCCCTGAGCCTCATCCACAGCGCCTGGCAGCGGAGCGACAGCCTGTGCCGGGGCAGAGCCTCCCGGGACCCCTGGTGCTGAGGCGGAGCTGGCCGGCGTCCCGGAGGGGCCGGAGAGGGAGGCACGCGAGCGGCTGCTGGGGCCAGGCTCCCACCCTCGTTCCCGGGCAGCAGAACCACCGACTGAGGCTTGAGACACGGTCTCCCTCCCAGGGATCCAGAACGGGTGCTCAGCACCCTGGGCCTCCTGCCTGGCAGGTGGCAACTGGGAAGTGCTGGGAGCAGAGGGTCCGAGCCCTATGGGCTCTGCAGACGCACGGCCCCCTTCCCCGGGGCCACCGCCTCACTCCACGAGGGGAGCAGGACTCAGAGGGCAGgagcccctcttcctcccctgggTCAGGGGCCCGGGCAGAGGCTTAGGCCGCCCTGGGGGCTCTGAGTGCCCGGCCATCCCTGTTCATGTTTGAACATTCACCCGGCTGGGAGGGAAGCTGGAACACCGCGGTCTCAGTGCATGTCTTCTCCTCACTAGCTCCATCCCCAAGCACACTGCTCCCTGCCTTCCAGGGCCCGGGAGTTTGCAGGGGGCCGGGATGGCCCTCCCTGGCTACCAGGAGGCCCTGCATGTCCACGGCCCCCTACCTCCCCTCCTCCAAACCTGGCAGTGCCCGTAGGACCCAGGGATCAGGCCATCTCCTTTTTGCCAGGagcaaaggggagggaggagggcttgGAGAGGAGCAAAGCCCAccagcctgtgtcccctgcctggcTGGAGCCAGGTCCTTCCCAAGAGGGCCCTCTGGGGGAAGGGGTCAGGTggcctgggttttgttttttaaaataaaatagacatgtTATATTGCCAAGACTCGTCACTGGCCCTTTTTGACCATGGTGGAGGTGAGGGATCTTCGGCACCTCCTCTCAGGCCACTCGGCCCTTTGTtcctcattcattccacaaatgctCTTCCGTCAGATGCTCTGTGCCCACACCGGGATCCAGATCACTGGCGGCTGCCCCCCAGCACTCACTCTGTGGAGGAGTTCGGGCCCTGGGAGCTTCTTGGCCGGACCTTTGCCCTCCTTCCTGTTTCCTGCAGTGGCCAGGGGAGGGCAGCCACCAGCTCGAGTCCCAGGCCGTGGCTACACTGCCAGGGCAGGGCactcctgcctgccctgcctcccCCAGCTCTGGGGGCTGAGTGCCGGCCACTCGGGATCAACACGGGAGAATCCAGGCTGTCCCCAAGACCTCTTGTTGAGCTGCTACCCCGGGGCTGGCCGGAGGGTGCCCAGCCTGCCAGGCCTAGGAGGAGCTCTGCGGCCTCCAGGGCCTCACAGCTGGGAGGAAAGGGGTGGACACCTGGAAGAAGCAGGTGTGGAGGCCACAGAGGTGGGGTTCTGGGCAGGGCGGCCCTGCCTCTGGTTCTGATTGGGACTTGGGTGATGCAGGGTGGCCCTGGCAGGAGAGAGGTACCATGGGGCCGAGGCCGAGGTGGGCAAGGTGGTGCCGGCCCCTGACCTGAGCAGCCTGGCACCTGACAGTAGTGCCCAGGACTGGGAGGTCCCTCTTCACCAGGCACAAAGGTCCATTCCCATGCCTGGGCCTCTGCTCCGGAGAACCACCGCCCAGGAGCAGCTCCCACCAAGAGGAGAGGCAGGACTAGGGGGCAAGTCCTTACCAGGTGAGCGACCCAAGCTGCAAGGTCACTCCTTGAGACACAGTGGCCCTTATTTTTCCGTCTCCTACCCACCCAGGGCCCCCAGGCAGGGGGGGATGTGGGCCGCCTATTACTGAGTGAAGCGATGTGCTCGGCGTTCTTCACACATCTGTAATCCTCCAAAGAACCTCTGCAGTGGGCATCcgtatccccatcttacagatggagaGACCGAAGCGCCAAGAAAGGAACTGACTTGCCCAGGGCACACATAATAGCAGCTCCTGGGATTCCAGATCAGTTCCACACGACTCCAGAGCCCTCTGCTCTCACTGGCAGTGGGACCACAGACTGTGGGAGCCAGACTGGAAGACTGAGGCCGGGAAAGGGGACGGCACACAGTAgcaggggggtggggcggggcggggggggggggaggcgttGCTGAGTTGCTGAGAGGAGCCTCCCAAGCAGCTGCCTCTTGCCCAGGGCCCTGAGCTACGGCAGGACTGGGCAAGCCCGAGGGAGGGCAGCGGCACCAGCCCTTTGCCCAGGGCCAGAGGGAAGGCTGGAGGACCAGAGGGTCAGGAGGAGGTGTCTTGGCTGATTGGCACtttctgccccaccccaccccacccccacccccccgtgtCTCCCTTGGGGCCCAGGTGACCTTTCCCCGAGATCCCAGGGTCCAGGCCCTCCCCGGCAGGGAGGTGTGGGGGACGTAGGAAGCTGGGATTGGTCCAGAGCCGGCGGGGGCGTGTCCCAGGCTCCCAGGAAGGAGCAGAGTAGGTGGACTCCTGAGATAGAGCAGGCCGCCTGGCAGCAGCAGGCCTCTCTGACCCGGACTTTTGCCCTCCAGACATGGCCCCAGGCTCCCTCGATCCCCAGCCCTGTGGCCCTGTGGGAGTGAAGACAGCCTAAGCACCGCCACCCCAGGGCCCGTGCCCATGCCCCTGACACGGGCACAGCCGGCCCCCGGCCCGGAGGCCAAGGAGACGGTGGCTCCAGCTGTGGACCTGGTGCTGGGTGCCTCGGCCTGTTGCCTGGCCTGTGTCTTCACCAACCCCCTGGAGGTGGTGAAGACGCGGCTGCAGCTGCAGGGGGAGCTGCAGGCCCGGGGCACCTATCCTCGGCACTACCGGGGCTTTGTGGCCTCTGTCGTCGCTGTGGCCCGTGCAGATGGGCTGTGCGGCCTGCAGAAGGGGCTGGCTGCCGGCCTCCTCTACCAGGGCCTCATGAACGGCGTCCGCTTCTACTGCTACAGCCTGGCATGCCAGGCCGGGCTCGCCCAGCAGCCAGGTGGCACTGTGGTCGCGGGCGCTGTGGCAGGGGCACTGGGAGCCTTCGTGGGGAGCCCTGCTTACCTGGTGAGTGCCTTGTCTCCATCTGCTCCCACCCTGGGACCCAGCTCCCATGGGGGCTCTGCAGCCTCCTGGGCTGGCCTCCGTGGAGCAGATGGGGTGGGGCTGCTCCCTGGGACATCCCTGCCCAGGCCTGGAATCTGCCCCTCTGTCCAGGGCACCAGGGCCTCGCCCTGAACCTTGCTCCCCTGGGGCCCCCGCCCCACTGGTcctgagctgggggagggggcagagggtggCAAGAGGTGTGCTAGCTCAGGGCCACGTGGTCACTTGTCTTCCTGCATGCCCTGTGCAAATTAAGCATAAAGCTTCCATCGAGAGCGGGCCCCACATCCCAGCCTGGACGCTACAGTCGTCATCTCTCTTGGTCCCCAGAGCAGCCTTCCAAGGGTGAGcagacaggcagagagaaggttaagtaacttgtcccaggtcacaaCCAGATGCAGACCCAAGCCGACTCCAGAGCCTCACCTCCAACCctattccacacacacacacacacacacacacacacacacacacacccaaagctGCAGGTGTGGGCTCAGGGAGGTCTGGGCGTCAGGGCCCGGGGACGGGTGCCCTCAACACGCACAGCTCATCCAGGGTCTTCTAAGGTTCCAGCCCCAGGCCTTGTGTCACCCCTGCTCTCACAGGTCAAAACGCAGCTGCAGGCCCAGACGGTGGCCGCGATGGCTGTGGGACACCAGCACCCTCACCAGGTGGGGACCGTCACTCCCCGGGGCTTCCCCGGCTGGGTGGGCTGGATGGGCCCCTGGGCGGGCAGGGGCCGCCCGGTGACCCTGTGCCCTCTCCCTGCAGAACGTACTGGATGCCTTGGGGACCATCTGGCGGCAGCGGGGCCTGGCGGGGCTGTGGCAGGGTGTGGGTGGGGCCGTGCCCCGGGTCATGGTCGGCTCGGCTGCTCAGCTGGCCACGTTCGCCTCCGCCAAGGCCTGGGTGCAAGAGCAACAGGTAAGGAGCGGGGGACACCCGCGCCCCTTATCGCGCCTCCACATCTCCAGCTGGATCCCACGCAGGGAAACCCAGGGCGTGGTGACAGGCCCCTTAAGAAAGCCGAGGGCCCTGGGTCCAGCAAGAGTGGAGAGTCCGCAGTGAACCCTCCAGCTGTAAAGGAGCTCagggcggcggggggcgggggggggagtgGCCGGAGGGGCCTCATCAGCCCCCCTCTCCCTAGCTCTTCCAGCCCCCGGGCACTGAGAGGATGGGGTGGGCACcgcgtgggggaggggggaggacacTACAGGGCTCAGCAGCCTGTATGTCCCCACAGTGGCTCCCAGAGGACAGCTGGCTGGTGGCCCTGGCCGGGGGCATGGTCAGCAGTGTAGCCGTGGTCACAGTCATGACCCCCTTCGACGTGGCCAGCACGCGGCTGTACAATCAGCCTGTGGACGGAGCGGGCAGGGTGAGCAGGGGACAGAGTGGGGGAGGGCGCGGGAGCTGGACAgcatcccccaacacacacacacgcacgcacgcacgcacagcCAGAGACACGGAGAAGTgtgccccacacacacacacacacacacacacacacacacacaattcggCTTGTGTGCTGAACACCTATGTCCCAAGCACGTACTAAGCATTTTCACACCTGGATGCTATTCTGTCCTCACAACAACTTTCGTTCTCctgatgagaagactgaggctcagagagatcgagtgacttgcctgaggtcacacagccggtGGGTGGGGGAGCCTGAACCAGAATTGAGTCCTGACCCCCCAGCCTCACAGGTGCACAGGGGCCATCACGTACACTGGTGCAAGGTGTGCCGAACACAGAGGTGCCCTCCACGGGCTGAGTTAGCGGTGAAATCCACCCGCGTGCCGCTAACCAAGCTGAGCGCCTGGCCTGGGGCTGTGGCTGCCTGGAGGAAGAGGCCCTGTTTTAACTTTCACAGCCCGAAGGGTTACTATTATGTGATTTGCCGAGCTTGGCGGAGTGCCCTTTCTGATGTGCCACAGAAGcccatacacacagacacaccccatTGTGCCAGCCAGGGCCCCATGACACCTGTAGTGATGTCTGCCCTGTGTCTGTCCCCAGGGCCAGCTGTATGGCGGCCTCGCCGACTGCCTGGTGAAGATCTGGCGGCAGGAGGGCCCCCTGGCGCTCTACAAGGGTCTGGGCCCCACCTACCTGCGCCTGGGTCCCCACACCATCCTCAGCATGCTCTTCTGGGATGAGCTCCGGAAACTGGCCGGGCGGGCCCAGCACCAGGGCAGCTAGGCGGCGTCCTTCACCCTGACACAGCCGTGCCCTTGGCAGGAAGCGACGGCCTGCTCCACCTGGGAATGGCTGTCCAGGAGCccgcccaggcccaggccctgccGCAGGTTCGGGGAGAGTGTAGACAGCTGTGGTCAACCCAGCCCCATGGCCCACCCAGGGCCAACGGATCCTCCTTGAATCGCCACCCACTCTGTTCTCCAGAaagtttctcttccctctctgtcCTGGGTAACCTTATCCCATTGTTATAATAACTGCTTCAGGCTGTGAACATTACCATGAGCTGGGCCACTTACGTGTGGCCCAGATCGCTTAGTCCTCACACGGTATGAGACCGTAAAATGCTCTGTTACTGATTCGGAAGCGggggctcagaaaggtgaagtgcTTTgaccaaagccacacagctttGAAGGGGCAgagaacccagctctgcccagcccAGACCTGTGCCCTTGGCAAGAGCCAGGACCGTGGGTGCTGGGGTGCCCCTGAGGGATCGCTATACATGTGGGGAGGCCCTGGGGAGCACCGTGAGGCCGTAATGTCATCGTCTGTGCTAGACTGCCAGGGCCGCCGTCATAGAGGACCTCAGACTaggcggcttaaacaacagaacgttactttctcataattctggaggccagatgtctgatcaaggtgtcggcagggttggtttcctctgaggcctctcttcttggcttgcagatggccgtcttctccatGTCcccacatggtcttccctctgtgtgtctgtgtcctagtcccttcttataaggacaccagtcatattggattaggatccaCCCTTAATGACCTCATGTTAACTTACTCATCAATACTTCCTTTGAGAATTGCTTTCTTTAAGcaattttgctttctttaagCAATTTCTTTAAGCTTTCTTTAACCCTGTCTCCAaagagtcacattctgaggttagaacttcaatatatgaatctggggagggggaggggacacaattcagcacATCAACTGAGGGCTTTTACTGAGGGTCCCCTAGGTGCCCAGCACTGTGGACATTTGCACAGATTCTCACGACAGTCCTGGAAGGTAGCGCTTGATGGTGCCCATTGTTCAGGTGAGCAGACTCAGGTCCCGGGAAAggaagtaacctgcccaaggtagTAGAGCTGGGCGACCTCATCCCAGGCTCTCTCCCCACGCTGCAGCCACCCTCCCACCATGGGCGTGTTCCTAAGGCCTGCACCGACCTTTGTGCTACAGAAGTGGATGCTGAGTCCCTGAAGGGGCAGGACTGGCGGAGAGGTCAAGCAGCCTGAACTACCTTCCCCGCCACACCCCATGTCTGCAAAGAGCTGCTCCCCAGGGGCAGCCCTACTGCACACTCCAAACCAATaaagttttctattttgtctACTTCAACGACTCCCCTCTGCTAGCAGCCTCAGTCTCCCGACCCCCGAACCCACACCCTTGGTTCGCTCTCCTCGGTCTGAGAAAGGAGGATCCAAAAGAACTGGGGCGAGCCAGCCCCGCCCCGTAGGCCAAGTGAGGCCTGCCACCTAGTGGACACGGGGAGGATCGTCAAGGCGGGCTGCCCTACGGCGCAGGAGGGGAGGACCCAGAGCTGGATCCCATCCCCGGGCTGTGGCGGGAGAGACGCCCCCTTCCAGACCTTGGGCTGAGAGAGCAGAGCCTGACCTCAGGCTGTGGGGAGATCGAAGCCCCCCTTCCAGACCTTGGGCTGAGGGCGGGACCCAgactggaggctgggggagggcagaAGAGGCGAGGCCTGGGGCTTCAGGAAGGGATGGGTGGCAAGGCCCAGGGGTGGGTTGGTCTCTGTCCTGAGAAAAGCAGGACAGAGACCAGCCCACCCAGagatgccccccccccaccccatgctgcCCAAATGGGGAGACCCTGGGCAGCGGTCTTAACCCAGCAGCCCAAAGGTTTAAGGCCctggctctcctcccctccccttccctcccttcccctcgcCTGGGCTTTtgacccctcccagcccctcccctcgccTCCACCACCTTTGCCCGGTGGTGGTGACGTTGCGGTGTCTCTGGCGCAGACCAGGCCGGAGGCTGGGGCTGGATCCTGGCGGCCATGTTCTCCCTGCCGTCCCTCCCCTTCTggctccccagcctcccctccctagAGTGGGGCTCCGGCCTCCTCGACGCCCTCCTGCAAGgtgagcccctcccccatccccctcagccccaccccctccGGGGCACCAGCCCGGCGCAAGACGAACCCCACCCACATGCGTCTCCCACCGCCCCCTCCTCTAACCCTACCAAGCTGCCTACCCTCCCTATTAACCCCGTCAGGCCTCGTCGGGGCCTGCGGAGTCTCCGTCCTGAACAACCTCCTGAAGGTCTACTTCTTCGTGGGCTGTACCAAGTGAGTGCCCGCCTCCCcggccccctcccagccccctggaGCCCACACTGCATGCGACTCTGGCCTCCTCCGAGGGCAGGACTGGGAGGGAGAGACCACCCGTCCTTAACCCCGAGGGTGTGGGTGGGGGCACCGTGACCCCCTCCAGGGACGAGGCTGGTGGTTCTGCTCCTCTGCCCGTGCCCCCTCTACCTCCACAGTGACCCGGAGCGGCGGCTTGAAAAGGAACGGCTGCGGGCCCAGTGGGCCTCGCTGGAGACCGTGCACCTGGCAGGGCTGGCCCTGATCCTGACCGTCGTGCAGGTCCGGGTGGCCGCCCTTGTGGTGCTCGAGTTCTCCCTCCGGGCTGTCTCCATGCTGCTTTCCCTGGACAAGGTAAGACCACAGGCAAGTGGTGGGTGAGGACTGCCCGGCCCTGGGCCCTAGTTTTCACCCCCAAATACAGGAAACTGGGCCCGGTTGTCATCGCCAAAGCCGAGTCTCCACTCAGAGTGGACACCACCCCAGTCCAAGAAGATAACACAGCAGCTCCCGGATGTCAAGAGCTTCCCGTGAGCCAGGCATGGTGCTAGATGCTTTGGGTGCATCACCTCATCCTCAGAACCACAGGGGATAAAAGTCTGCTGTGATCCCGATCTCACACatgggaaactaaggctcagagatgcCACGTGGCTTATCTGTGGCCAACAACTAGCAAGAAGTAGA
Protein-coding regions in this window:
- the SLC25A34 gene encoding solute carrier family 25 member 34 — encoded protein: MPLTRAQPAPGPEAKETVAPAVDLVLGASACCLACVFTNPLEVVKTRLQLQGELQARGTYPRHYRGFVASVVAVARADGLCGLQKGLAAGLLYQGLMNGVRFYCYSLACQAGLAQQPGGTVVAGAVAGALGAFVGSPAYLVKTQLQAQTVAAMAVGHQHPHQNVLDALGTIWRQRGLAGLWQGVGGAVPRVMVGSAAQLATFASAKAWVQEQQWLPEDSWLVALAGGMVSSVAVVTVMTPFDVASTRLYNQPVDGAGRGQLYGGLADCLVKIWRQEGPLALYKGLGPTYLRLGPHTILSMLFWDELRKLAGRAQHQGS